The Triticum aestivum cultivar Chinese Spring chromosome 7B, IWGSC CS RefSeq v2.1, whole genome shotgun sequence genome window below encodes:
- the LOC123160977 gene encoding phosphoribosylglycinamide formyltransferase, chloroplastic codes for MEAAAVASSGPGLRCALNPAPNQHRKGARLSLPAKSQQRCAVTCGRLLLRPNARVCTAASASASTVMDSGAGDSGVRRKRLAVFVSGGGSNFRSIHEAVLGGKVNGDVVALVTDKPGCGGAEYARCNGMPVVVFPKSKSAPEGVSTDELLNVLRDLKVDFILLAGYLKLIPGELVKSFPRSMLNIHPSLLPAFGGKGYYGLKVHKAVIASGARYSGPTVHFVDEQFDTGKTLAQRVVPVLANDTPEQLAARVLHEEHQVYVEAVAALCEDRIVWRDDGVPLIRSQTNPNAYT; via the exons ATGGAGGCGGCCGCCGTCGCTTCCTCCGGCCCCGGGCTGCGCTGCGCGCTTAACCCCGCCCCGAACCAGCATAGGAAAGGCGCGCGCTTGAGCTTACCGGCCAAGAGTCAGCAGCGCTGCGCCGTCACTTGCGGGCGCTTGCTGCTCCGCCCCAACGCTCGCGTATGCACGGcggcatcggcatcggcatcgACGGTGATGGATAGCGGGGCTGGGGACTCCGGGGTGAGGAGGAAGAGGCTCGCGGTGTTCGTCTCAGGCGGGGGCTCGAACTTCCGGTCGATCCACGAGGCCGTTCTGGGTGGGAAGGTGAACGGGGATGTTGTTGCGCTCGTCACCGATAAGCCAG GCTGCGGTGGCGCGGAGTATGCAAGGTGCAATGGCATGCCCGTGGTCGTGTTTCCCAAGTCGAAATCGGCGCCGGAGGGGGTCTCCACAGATGAACTTCTGAATGTTCTGAG GGATCTGAAGGTAGACTTTATTCTACTTGCTGGTTACTTGAAGCTCATACCTGGTGAGCTAGTTAAGTCATTTCCCAGATCCATGCTGAATATACATCCTTCACTGCTCCCGGCATTTGGAGGCAAGGGTTATTATGGTTTGAAAGTGCATAAAGCAGTTATTGCATCTGGAGCCAG ATACTCAGGACCAACTGTGCACTTTGTGGATGAGCAGTTCGACACAGGGAAAACCTTGGCCCAAAGAGTTGTGCCAGTGTTAGCCAATGATACTCCAGAGCAATTGGCTGCAAGGGTTCTTCACGAG GAGCACCAAGTTTACGTTGAGGCAGTTGCTGCCTTGTGTGAGGATCGAATTGTGTGGCGAGACGATGGTGTCCCACTTATCAGAAGTCAGACAAACCCCAATGCGTATACCTAA